In Chelonia mydas isolate rCheMyd1 chromosome 20, rCheMyd1.pri.v2, whole genome shotgun sequence, a single genomic region encodes these proteins:
- the IGFBP6 gene encoding insulin-like growth factor-binding protein 6, translating to MLPGCWLVSALLLAPGSWGALGQCPSCEDGDPPACAPRAGCRAPERAAAAPPDSAKAPREACGEKGCVRELGEPCGVYTPSCARGLRCIPRAGERTPLHALLLGKGVCRAVGGRKGSRNHTEPEPPAGESRKESRRASHPTLEPRPPQHHGPLVEANGGKDRLHQISLNSDGKPDLETAPCRMHLAAVMLELKAPLYRSGEDIFIPNCDTKGFYRKKQCRASKGQRRGQCWCVDKKGHPLAGSGGLEGNPHCLPNGSD from the exons ATGCTCCCGGGCTGCTGGCTGgtgtctgcgctgctgctggctccGGGCTCCTGGGGCGCCCTGGGCCAGTGCCCCAGCTGCGAGGACGGGGACCCCCCGGCCTGCGCCCCCCGAGCCGGCTGCCGGGCCCCCGAGAGGGCAGCGGCGGCGCCCCCCGACAGCGCCAAGGCGCCGCGGGAAGCCTGCGGGGAGAAGGGCTGCGTCCGGGAGCTGGGGGAGCCGTGCGGGGTCTACACGCCCAGCTGCGCCCGGGGACTGCGCTGCATCCCCCGAGCCGGCGAGCGGACCCCCCTGCACGCCCTGCTCCTCGGCAAGGGGGTGTGCCGGGccgtggggggcaggaagggcagCCGCAACCACACGGAGCCCGAGCCCCCGGCAG GGGAGAGCCGGAAGGAGAGTCGCAGGGCAAGCCACCCCACGCTGGAGCCTAGGCCCCCCCAGCACCACGGCCCCCTGGTGGAGGCGAACGGTGGCAAGGACCGGCTGCACCAGATCTCGCTGAACAGCGACGGCAAGCCGGACTTGGAGACG GCTCCATGCCGCATGCACCTGGCAGCTGTCATGCTGGAGCTCAAGGCCCCACTGTACCGGAGTGGAGAGGACATCTTCATTCCCAACTGCGACACCAAAGGCTTCTACAGGAAAAAACAG TGCCGGGCATCTAAAGGACAGAGGCGAGGCCAGTGCTGGTGTGTGGATAAGAAGGGCCACCCGCTGGCCGGCtcgggggggctggagggcaaCCCCCATTGCCTGCCCAACGGGAGTGACTGA